In one window of Serinus canaria isolate serCan28SL12 chromosome 18, serCan2020, whole genome shotgun sequence DNA:
- the SAMD9L gene encoding sterile alpha motif domain-containing protein 9-like → MDYKTLPVSEWVENHVKCWLESTGIKKEYVDKLYAEEVTGPALMELDESFLKDIGMKKGQIQILIRKRNELLRRQDNAQQAEDSSSKTPDRRDAETARASNAPAQGTASGGSSGAVGTTSSESTAPTSGKKQKRSKKSQLQRADEVLEVRNCRPFRSQDTDFKYVKDTVLAPESGVSDLIIPCHEYKSCDTAAELNKHQLQSKFASEVIRFASACMNIRTNGTIHFGVMDSVEDKGWKHGQIVGIKVKNREDFVDALDYIEKCFCDNLQEIARKCIHPPVFVEVISRDSQEQRFVVEVDIEPTFSLVKNKCFEVFLPKYNESSQKAILTKEPALYQRLGAKSEPVQRSKLAAFIQAMPDRDAQRQRAELSSTQVPTEIPQDLGRKLSILLNDGKSYMDDSLRYILVTNRCEQDNLNNIDFLMHLNIFCVFDFDEHSNVSGLYSKYKEHHETSSYFLQDFFKEIKTDNSPSQKLFDQTSWIFCNGRSDFLGDEKACDENTWIRTKKKYLKKVITCICEEILPERSFIVLFLLLSPVQKPLVDTFQEFYTEMNGMEYIICIAESRENYRKWANLAQESCSIETLEQCSIVGMKLSHVDATIQSMLPSTAQPRHMPASTGGVCTLPLREEEKLYSLEILCADQCDEIKLNLWTEKQKQEIEQNFYRGGKIMWENLWLADNKLCGDIIEREACAEASKLLDGILRGGGHNYSVAKLKIFHHPGSGGSTIARQVLWKSRKRFRCAVIKTSYSPSTVCNHVLALRDYEEKEITHCFPVLLLIEDYDDEYFEELQSELIEAVATRKMNTSRPYFILICCRRCNDPERLCKASPLDTVAVTHKLTESEKNLFNNKLLKLQQKYDEPEFILTFVLMCEEFNKTYVSDMVEHILQGIDPSSRDTCLMRYIALLNCYVPNSYLSLSHCEAFLGLGAYTEIKARAYDFKHHLSEQVRMIFIELRESTTYISSIRIIHCLVAKEILHQLSGNQSLSQLATTLLQEKMLFENRFGREEFIKFIRHLFIRRDKRSRGDNTDTLFSPFIEHVCEAEDCEKAIAVLKAAYELLGKDPFFAQQLARLNYSNEKFEDAKYWAQVAKSHLPTDSFILDTEGQVYRRWFSFTVDKMTEEDTPESITEKILLALKAMKCFRAAQQAAKAERESMNNAGYFGEVEVGCRLLRFLSTLPVFHRSPEGEHTELVKYLTTDYIPEDIKRTWGRLHSRLKGLRQNLYNALEWISEELSYFQTDKNQEKDDENDDKEEQIHNPRKWLRKQSAVYAKFFVSASLTDDSNNGPDTQLMRRMSIYGSGGGNVTNILSFLTDKKENRSAEKLERILSFYPENPSRNKLEDNDLINFILCHITLACLAPGSAKLLPLPTLRELSLRFFKGKRQFPASAYFLLTLLYWPDEALDKEPNPDKDEILTSALQTLKRLYDIKMKDVPTRKKRIYTHFFLGKGYGLSKIVHKTKIDKLMVGSLDERRMKWLHGTVWNIFKIRDNLKRVSGWTQDRNIFIRGHGKELRILPLHHESVPAGSENVTFYLGFSFNGLVAFNIEVENDPATKRT, encoded by the exons ATGG ATTACAAAACGTTACCTGTGAGTGAATGGGTTGAGAACCACGTCAAATGCTGGCTGGAATCTACCGGAATCAAGAAGGAGTATGTAGATAAACTATATGCAGAAGAAGTGACAGGTCCAGCATTAATGGAACTGGATGAGTCTTTCCTCAAAGACATAGGAATGAAGAAAGGCCAAATCCAGATCTTAATCCGCAAGAGAAATGAACTTCTGCGGCGCCAGGACAATGCACAGCAAGCTGAGGACTCCAGCAGCAAAACGCCCGACAGAAGGGATGCAGAAACAGCCAGAGCCAGCAAtgcccctgctcagggcacagcgAGTGGAGGCAGCTCTGGTGCTGTGGGTACCACCAGCAGTGAGAGCACAGCACCTACTTCTGgcaagaagcaaaaaagaagcaagaaatcCCAGCTTCAACGAGCTGATGAAGTCTTAGAGGTCAGAAACTGTCGGCCATTTAGAAGTCAGGATACCGATTTCAAGTATGTGAAAGACACAGTTCTTGCTCCAGAATCAGGAGTCAGCGATTTAATCATTCCTTGCCATGAATACAAATcctgtgacactgctgcagAACTGAACAAACATCAGCTGCAATCAAAATTTGCCTCTGAAGTGATAAGATTTGCTTCGGCCTGCATGAACATTCGAACAAATGGCACCATCCATTTTGGTGTCATGGACAGTGTTGAGGACAAGGGCTGGAAACATGGACAGATCGTCGGCATAAAGGTCAAAAACCGAGAAGACTTTGTTGATGCACTGGATTATATAGAAAAGTGCTTTTGTGATAATTTACAAGAAATTGCAAGGAAGTGTATTCACCCACCTGTGTTTGTTGAAGTGATTTCAAGAGACTCTCAAGAGCAAAGATTTGTAGTGGAGGTTGACATTGAACCAACATTCAGCTTGGTAAAGAACAAatgttttgaagtttttttgCCAAAATACAATGAAAGCAGTCAGAAGGCGATCCTGACCAAAGAACCAGCTCTCTACCAGAGACTGGGAGCCAAGTCTGAGCCTGTGCAGCGCAGCAAACTCGCTGCTTTCATTCAAGCCATGCCAGACAGGGATGCTCAAAGACAAAGAGCTGAGCTCTCCAGCACACAAGTACCTACAGAAATACCTCAAGATTTAGGAAGAAAGTTATCAATTCTATTAAATGATGGCAAAAGCTACATGGATGATTCCCTACGGTACATCCTTGTCACAAACAGATGTGAACAGGATAATCTGAACAACATTGACTTTTTAATGCACTTGaacattttctgtgtctttgaCTTTGATGAACATTCTAATGTGTCAGGGCTGTACAGCAAATACAAAGAGCACCATGAAACAAGTTCTTAttttttacaggattttttcaaagaaattaagaCTGATAATTCTCCCTCTCAGAAACTGTTTGATCAGACCAGCTGGATATTCTGCAATGGGCGCAGTGACTTCCTTGGGGATGAGAAAGCTTGTGATGAAAATACATGGAttagaaccaaaaaaaaatacctgaagAAAGTAATTACTTGTATCTGTGAGGAAATTCTGCCAGAGCGCTCTTTCATTGTGCTTTTTCTATTGCTGTCACCAGTGCAGAAACCACTTGTGGACACTTTTCAGGAATTCTATACAGAGATGAATGGCATGGAGTACATTATCTGCATTGCAGAGTCCAGAGAAAATTACAGGAAGTGGGCTAATCTAGCTCAGGAATCCTGCAGCATTGAGACCCTAGAACAATGCAGTATTGTGGGTATGAAGCTCAGTCATGTAGATGCCACCATCCAATCAATGCTGCCTTCTACAGCCCAACCCAGACACATGCCAGCTTCCACTGGAGGCGTGTGTACGCTTCCCTTGCGGGAAGAAGAGAAACTGTATTCCCTAGAAATCCTTTGTGCTGACCAATGTGATGAGATCAAATTAAATCTTtggactgaaaaacaaaaacaagaaatagAACAAAATTTTTACCGCGGGGGAAAAATCATGTGGGAAAACCTCTGGCTTGCTGATAATAAACTCTGTGGGGACATCATTGAACGTGAAGCATGTGCAGAGGCAAGCAAACTGCTGGATGGCATTTTACGAGGAGGTGGGCACAATTATTCTGTGGCTAAACTAAAGATATTTCACCATCCTGGGAGTGGTGGAAGCACAATAGCACGGCAAGTTctatggaaaagcagaaagcgTTTTAGATGTGCTGTTATCAAGACCTCATATTCACCCTCAACTGTTTGTAATCACGTGCTCGCCCTGAGAGATTACgaagaaaaggaaatcactCACTGttttcctgtcctgctcctgatCGAAGATTACGATGATGAGTACTTTGAGGAACTACAGAGTGAGTTAATAGAGGCTGTAGCAACCAGGAAAATGAATACCTCCAGGCCTTACTTCATCCTCATATGCTGTAGACGATGCAATGACCCTGAAAGGCTTTGCAAGGCTTCGCCACTGGACACGGTTGCTGTCACTCACAAACTGACAGAGtcagagaaaaatctgtttaacAACAAACTTttgaaactgcagcagaaatatgATGAGCCAGAATTCATACTTACGTTTGTGCTGATGTGTGAGGAGTTCAATAAAACATATGTGTCAGACATGGTAGAGCACATCCTGCAAGGCATCGACCCTTCCTCTCGTGACACCTGCTTGATGCGTTACATTGCTCTGCTCAACTGCTATGTACCAAATTCATACCTTTCACTGTCACACTGTGAGGCTtttctggggctgggggcatATACAGAGATTAAAGCAAGAGCATACGATTTCAAACATCACTTGAGTGAACAAGTAAGAATGATTTTTATTGAGCTAAGGGAAAGCACTACTTATATTTCATCTATTCGGATTATACACTGCCTGGTTGCAAAAGAAATTCTGCATCAGCTTTCAGGGAATCAATCACTAAGTCAACTTGCAACAACTCTTCTTCAGGAAAAGATGCTCTTTGAAAACAGATTTGGACGAGAAGAATTCATAAAGTTTATCAGACATCTGTTTATTCGACGTGATAAAAGAAGCAGGGGTGACAATACTGACACTCTCTTCTCCCCATTCATTGAACATGTCTGTGAAGCTGAAGACTGTGAAAAAGCCATTGCTGTTTTAAAAGCTGCATATGAGCTCCTTGGAAAAGATCCTTTTTTTGCCCAGCAGCTTGCCAGACTAAATTACAGCAATGAAAAATTTGAAGATGCTAAATACTGGGCACAGGTTGCAAAATCACATTTGCCAACTGATTCTTTTATTTTGGATACAGAAGGTCAAGTCTACAGGAGATGGTTTAGTTTCACTGTGGATAAAATGACTGAGGAAGATACCCCCGAAAGTATCACTGAGAAGATATTGCTTGCCCTTAAAGCTATGAAATGCTTCAGGGCCGCACAACAGGCAGCAAAGGCAGAACGTGAAAGTATGAACAACGCTGGCTATTTTGGAGAAGTAGAAGTAGGTTGTCGCCTTCTTCGATTTTTGTCCACACTGCCTGTATTCCACAGAAGCCCAGAGGGGGAACATACTGAGCTTGTGAAATATCTCACCACTGATTACATTCCTGAAGACATAAAAAGAACATGGGGAAGGCTTCATTCCCGCTTGAAAGGCTTGCGCCAGAACCTGTACAATGCTCTGGAATGGATTTCAGAAGAACTAAGTTATTTCCAAACAGATAAAAACCAAGAGAAGGACGATGAAAATGATGATAAGGAAGAACAAATTCATAATCCCAGAAAATGGCTGAGAAAGCAGTCAGCTGTATACGCTAAATTCTTCGTCTCGGCATCACTTACAGATGACAGCAACAATGGTCCTGACACTCAGCTCATGAGACGCATGAGTATTTATGGGAGCGGTGGAGGAAATGTCACCAATATCCTGTCTTTCTTAACAGATAAGAAAGAGAACAGATCAGCTGAAAAGCTGGAAAGGATCCTTAGTTTCTATCCAGAAAACCCATCAAGGAACAAGTTGGAGGACAATGATTTgatcaattttattttgtgccaCATCACATTAGCCTGCTTAGCACCAGGATCAGCCAAACTCCTTCCACTGCCAACTCTTCGTGAGCTCAGTCTAAGATTCTTCAAAGGAAAGAGACAATTTCCAGCAAGTGCCTATTTTTTGCTCACCTTGCTGTACTGGCCAGATGAGGCATTAGACAAAGAGCCTAATCCTGATAAAGATGAAATTTTAACTTCAGCTCTTCAAACCCTGAAACGCCTATATGACATCAAAATGAAAGATGTTCCtaccagaaagaaaagaatctACAcccatttttttctgggaaagggTTATGGCTTAAGTAAGATAGTGCACAAAACTAAAATTGACAAATTGATGGTGGGGTCCTTAGATGAGAGGAGAATGAAGTGGCTGCATGGAACTGTatggaatattttcaaaattcgTGACAATCTTAAAAGAGTCTCTGGCTGGACCCAGgacagaaatatatttatacGAGGTCATGGGAAGGAACTCCGTATCTTGCCACTCCATCATGAATCAGTGCCTGCTGGAAGTGAAAATGTGACCTTTTATTTAGGCTTTTCATTTAATGGTCTTGTTGCTTTCAATATTGAGGTTGAAAATGATCCAGCCACCAAAAGAACCTAA